A DNA window from Sediminitomix flava contains the following coding sequences:
- a CDS encoding YkgJ family cysteine cluster protein — protein sequence MELVNKWQANAKSKAKENQNFLKRLKKSKQGKLIDEIVNEADEKAFEKMDCLACANCCKSISPIVTRTDIKRIASALRMKETEVVETYMLVDSDGDHVMKQQPCPFLGADNYCSIYEHRPKACREYPHTQQQGFCKKPNLHYKNTLYCPVVFDVVETLKDKLQK from the coding sequence ATGGAGTTAGTGAATAAATGGCAAGCTAATGCCAAATCGAAAGCCAAAGAAAATCAAAACTTTCTGAAAAGACTCAAGAAGTCAAAACAAGGAAAACTGATTGATGAAATTGTGAATGAAGCAGACGAGAAAGCATTTGAAAAAATGGATTGTCTAGCTTGTGCAAATTGCTGTAAAAGCATTAGCCCAATTGTCACTCGAACAGATATTAAAAGAATCGCGTCTGCACTTCGAATGAAAGAAACAGAAGTTGTGGAAACTTATATGTTGGTAGATAGCGATGGTGATCATGTAATGAAACAACAGCCCTGCCCATTTTTGGGTGCTGACAATTACTGTAGTATTTATGAACACCGCCCGAAGGCCTGTAGAGAGTATCCGCATACACAGCAACAAGGTTTCTGCAAAAAGCCTAATCTACATTACAAAAACACACTATACTGCCCTGTTGTATTTGATGTGGTAGAAACACTGAAAGATAAACTTCAGAAATAA
- a CDS encoding YHS domain-containing (seleno)protein, which produces MKNLPLFLTTLFLLFSTSVFAQDETAKGALNFEHFNLNDEGVFLDGYDPVSYFIQKEALKGKSGITARHKGVVYYFASESNKRMFLEHPDDFIPQYGGWCAYAMGAKGEKVEVDPETFKIVDQKLYLFYNSFFTNTLTLWNKDEPHLLSEADMNWEKQVVE; this is translated from the coding sequence ATGAAAAACTTACCATTATTCTTAACAACTCTCTTTTTATTATTTTCAACATCTGTGTTTGCCCAAGATGAAACTGCCAAAGGTGCACTTAATTTTGAGCATTTTAACCTCAACGATGAAGGTGTATTCCTAGATGGTTATGACCCTGTATCTTATTTTATTCAGAAAGAAGCTTTGAAAGGGAAATCGGGAATCACAGCTCGTCATAAAGGAGTTGTTTATTACTTTGCTTCAGAGTCTAACAAGAGAATGTTTTTGGAACACCCTGATGATTTTATTCCTCAATATGGAGGATGGTGTGCTTATGCTATGGGGGCTAAGGGCGAAAAAGTAGAAGTAGACCCTGAAACTTTTAAGATTGTCGATCAGAAATTATACCTTTTCTATAATAGTTTTTTCACTAATACACTCACGCTTTGGAATAAAGATGAACCACATTTACTTTCAGAGGCAGATATGAATTGGGAGAAGCAAGTCGTAGAATAA